Proteins encoded within one genomic window of Bombus vancouverensis nearcticus chromosome 4, iyBomVanc1_principal, whole genome shotgun sequence:
- the Stam gene encoding signal transducing adaptor molecule, whose product MGLFQNSSPFDADVEKATSEKNMSIEWGTMLDICDKVGTSTQNAKECLRSIVKRLYSPDPHIVMQALTLLDVCVINCGKTFHLEIASREFENDLRKLVNHSEPKIAEKMKVLLKKWAENDFKTDPQLNLIPSLYNKLKNEGHDFTSTSDTPKRISVLSKDPNVVTNSQEEEDIAKAIELSLKESKAHSQASSSHNSPASNKYTSLYPNVSSALGASSNSEGRKVRALYDFEAAEDNELTFFAGEIINILDDSDPNWWKGSNQNGEGLFPSNFVTADLSMEPEQFTKLEHSNKKMVQFAEEVEVKTVKREPEVVEVEIDERKMDRLLHLLHEADPQCDNSDPQEMLDLEEQVTAMGPLIDAALEKVDRRHAQLTQLSSDLVDALNLYHTLMREPPPPTPSNYTLPKMPPHINPYQFQNQGPPPPHIFNGVPPPHQTSFPVGGGPPGPYNATIPPNEYMGPASMPNMTLPQHFHVQPAGSHQHPPGGHPHGPPVPEQSNVPYSHQGYPPQTGTMPGPYGPPGPTGHPVSQQPQYAPSNGQHMM is encoded by the exons ATGGGTCTTTTCCAGAATTCCTCGCCTTTCGACGCTGACGTTG aaaagGCAACCAGTGAGAAGAATATGTCTATAGAATGGGGAACTATGTTGGATATTTGTGATAAAGTGGGAACTTCTACCCAAAATGCAAAGGAATGTTTACGGTCGATTGTTAAAAGACTATATTCTCCAGATCCACACATCGTTATGCAAGCATTAACA TTGTTAGATGTGTGTGTCATCAATTGTGGAAAAACATTTCATCTGGAAATTGCATCAAGAGAATTTGAAAATGACCTGAGGAAGCTTGTTAATCATTCTGAACCAAAGATTGCTGAAAAAATGAAGGTACTTTTAAAGAAATGGGCTGAAAATGATTTCAAAACTGATCCTCAGTTAAATTTAATTCCAAGTTTGTAcaataaacttaaaaatgaaggACATGACTTTACTTCTACATCAGATACG cccAAACGTATAAGTGTATTAAGTAAAGATCCAAATGTAGTAACAAATTCACAAGAAGAGGAAGACATTGCAAAAG CCATAGAACTTTCTCTTAAGGAAAGTAAAGCTCATAGTCAAGCATCCTCTTCACATAACTCACCAGCATCTAATAAATACACCAGTTTATACCCTAATGTAAGTTCTGCACTTGGTGCCTCCAGCAACTCCGAAGGCAGGAAGGTCCGTGCTCTGTATGATTTTGAGGCAGCAGAAGATAATGAATTAACATTTTTTGCAGGCGAAATAA TTAACATATTGGATGATTCTGATCCAAACTGGTGGAAAGGCAGTAACCAAAATGGAGAAGGACTATTTCCCTCTAACTTTGTTACTGCAGATTTGTCTATGGAGCCTGAACAGTTTACAA AATTAGAACACAGTAACAAAAAAATGGTTCAGTTTGCTGAAGAGGTAGAAGTAAAAACTGTAAAGAGAGAACCAGAAGTGGTTGAAGTTGAAATAGATGAAAGAAAGATGGACAGACTTTTACATTTATTACATGAAGCTGATCCTCAATGTGATAATTCGGATCCACAAGAAATGCTTGATTTGGAAG aACAAGTTACTGCTATGGGACCGTTAATAGATGCAGCTTTAGAAAAAGTAGACAGGAGGCATGCACAGCTAACTCAGTTAAGTTCTGATCTGGTGGATGCTCTTAATTTGTATCATACATTGATGCGAGAACCACCACCTCCTACACCATCAAATTATACCCTACCTAAGATGCCACCTCACATAAACCCTTATCAGTTTCAAAATCAGGGACCACCACCTCCACAT ATATTTAATGGAGTACCTCCACCTCATCAAACTTCCTTTCCTGTTGGAGGTGGTCCACCTGGGCCATATAATGCGACTATACCACCTAACGAATACATGGGTCCTGCAAGCATGCCAAACATGACATTACCACAACATTTCCACGTGCAACCAGCGGGTTCGCATCAGCACCCACCAGGAGGACATCCTCATGGACCACCTGTGCCAGAGCAAAGCAATGTACC